A single region of the Candidatus Ancaeobacter aquaticus genome encodes:
- a CDS encoding glycosyltransferase family 4 protein, with the protein MKITQVTMFCKGTVGGQETYAENIDKIMAERYDNTSIVQIYRKGVKEKNVITLPYTSRFNKCFSDAGWFLFNIDLMCNKKYLKQSDILIVHYPFHYPAVSWHPRVIVLSHGIDWHHPQVTYADRYRMKTARMCRENSIPLVANDSAFLTYLGYNKTKIKDKNYQQIDKNVWFIPNCVDTGVFCPDNSVSKEDSILVPRNIGHARGIHSAIEFFNVFHRKNNNFKMYIAGGPLEGDYYQECFDLVKKYELEDNIVFLGFIHPDEMVSLYRKTKVTLIPSIEREGTSLSALESMACGTPVVSTDVGGLSDLPTIKTKNDPEHMSNAVNEVLDRYNYYQEKQVKCIEDVFNMKLWREAWYNVCDTVMKD; encoded by the coding sequence ATGAAAATAACGCAAGTGACAATGTTTTGTAAGGGGACAGTGGGGGGGCAGGAGACCTACGCGGAAAACATTGATAAAATAATGGCTGAACGTTACGATAATACGTCAATTGTACAAATATACAGAAAAGGCGTTAAAGAAAAAAATGTAATAACTCTTCCGTATACTTCACGATTTAATAAATGCTTTTCTGATGCCGGTTGGTTTCTTTTTAATATTGATTTAATGTGTAATAAGAAGTATCTAAAACAAAGTGATATACTTATTGTTCATTACCCCTTTCATTATCCAGCGGTAAGCTGGCATCCTCGTGTTATAGTGTTGTCCCATGGTATTGATTGGCATCATCCGCAGGTAACGTATGCAGATAGATATAGAATGAAAACTGCACGAATGTGTAGAGAAAACAGTATCCCTCTGGTCGCAAACGATTCAGCATTTCTAACATATCTTGGATACAACAAGACAAAAATTAAAGATAAGAATTATCAACAAATAGATAAAAATGTATGGTTTATTCCAAATTGTGTGGATACGGGAGTATTTTGCCCTGATAACAGTGTTTCCAAGGAAGATAGCATTCTTGTTCCAAGAAATATTGGTCATGCACGGGGAATACATAGTGCCATAGAGTTTTTTAATGTTTTTCATAGAAAGAATAATAATTTTAAGATGTATATTGCGGGAGGACCTCTTGAGGGTGATTATTATCAAGAATGTTTTGATTTAGTTAAAAAATATGAATTGGAAGATAATATAGTATTTTTAGGATTTATACATCCTGATGAAATGGTGTCTTTATACAGGAAGACGAAAGTTACACTTATTCCTTCTATTGAAAGAGAGGGGACGTCACTGAGCGCTCTAGAGTCAATGGCATGCGGCACACCTGTTGTTTCAACGGATGTCGGCGGGTTATCTGATTTACCGACAATAAAAACTAAAAATGATCCTGAGCATATGTCAAATGCCGTCAATGAAGTGCTCGATAGGTACAATTACTACCAGGAAAAACAAGTTAAATGCATCGAAGATGTATTCAATATGAAGTTGTGGCGTGAAGCGTGGTATAATGTCTGTGATACCGTTATGAAGGACTAA
- a CDS encoding glycosyltransferase family 2 protein: protein MKKFSEEEIAQFVSNQLFNESIVLGRDDKIPKISIITLSLNQGRYLEKTILSVLNQNYPNLEYIVIDGGSQDDSVNIIKKYQKYITYWVSETDKGQSDGLNKGFNKATGDIVAYINSDDVYMPGILEKVAREFMEKGTIDVLYGNKLVLDPEGKILSERRLLRWMPKISIMGFFSRRGYWVYLDAAFWKREFFVKTNGFDLSLKNTMDVDYFLQLVKCKARFHFMREYFIGFRSHRDSKTILYGDERNPQETQTLFEKYYPYKRPMNKLTVCVLRIFWGCMYIVQGDGLYLFKLYNSKRRKTNA from the coding sequence ATGAAAAAGTTCTCAGAAGAAGAAATAGCGCAATTTGTATCCAATCAATTATTTAATGAGTCTATTGTGTTGGGTCGTGACGATAAAATTCCAAAAATAAGTATTATTACCCTTTCTTTAAATCAAGGCCGGTATCTAGAAAAAACAATTCTTAGTGTGCTTAATCAGAATTACCCTAATCTTGAATATATTGTTATTGATGGCGGGTCACAAGATGATAGCGTAAACATCATAAAAAAGTATCAAAAGTACATTACGTATTGGGTGAGTGAAACGGATAAAGGACAATCTGACGGACTCAACAAAGGGTTTAATAAAGCAACGGGAGATATTGTTGCCTACATCAATTCCGATGATGTTTATATGCCGGGTATCCTTGAAAAAGTAGCCCGTGAATTTATGGAGAAAGGTACTATAGATGTATTGTATGGAAATAAATTGGTATTGGATCCTGAAGGTAAGATACTCTCAGAAAGACGTCTTTTGCGGTGGATGCCAAAGATAAGTATTATGGGTTTCTTCTCGCGAAGAGGATATTGGGTGTATTTGGACGCGGCATTTTGGAAGAGGGAATTTTTCGTAAAAACAAATGGGTTTGATCTATCTCTAAAAAATACAATGGATGTTGATTATTTCTTGCAGCTAGTAAAGTGTAAAGCAAGATTTCATTTTATGAGAGAATACTTCATTGGATTTCGTTCTCACAGGGATTCAAAAACCATCCTTTATGGCGATGAGCGTAATCCACAGGAAACACAAACATTGTTCGAAAAATATTATCCTTATAAACGGCCGATGAATAAGCTCACTGTATGTGTTCTGCGCATATTTTGGGGATGCATGTATATAGTGCAAGGAGATGGGCTGTATTTGTTTAAATTGTATAATTCTAAACGTAGAAAGACTAATGCATGA
- a CDS encoding glycosyltransferase family 1 protein, translating into MKIAIDVSEAYIQDRTGPGNYVYNFLQAMSRIGSDNEYHLYHHSGCLGSQDTMNNSFSMHHVNAPVNRTLWSQVLLPYAMRKEKYDVVHVPGHRMPLHKRHKTVITIFDLAYIYFRDCFKPMHYARLKYFTERSLSKADRIIAISESTKQDIVREYHINPDKINVVYLGVDPTQFPVIVPEVVSDIKKKHSLKDEYIVHVGTMQPRKNLMRLIAAFDAIKRSSHADLQLVLIGKKGWMYKDIFSLVQELHLERDVILLDYVDNNTLSGIMRGAKALVYPSLYEGFGLPILEAFSCGLPVIASRSSSLPEIGGDAVIYFDPYNTDEIIHAISELLEDADKRAEMAQKGRERVNLFSWEKTARETIEAYEKVQQ; encoded by the coding sequence ATGAAAATTGCAATTGATGTATCTGAAGCTTATATTCAAGATAGAACCGGTCCAGGAAACTATGTATATAATTTTTTGCAAGCAATGTCACGGATTGGTAGTGATAACGAATATCACCTTTATCATCATTCCGGGTGTTTAGGCTCTCAGGATACTATGAATAATAGTTTTTCCATGCATCATGTTAACGCGCCTGTAAACAGAACGCTGTGGTCACAGGTGCTATTGCCATATGCAATGCGTAAGGAAAAATATGATGTTGTTCATGTTCCCGGGCATAGAATGCCTCTTCATAAAAGACACAAGACCGTAATAACAATATTTGATCTAGCATACATTTATTTTCGCGATTGCTTCAAGCCAATGCATTATGCTCGATTGAAATATTTTACGGAAAGATCTCTTTCTAAAGCGGACAGGATCATAGCTATATCTGAATCAACCAAGCAAGATATTGTCAGAGAATACCACATTAACCCCGATAAGATTAACGTCGTATATCTTGGGGTTGATCCTACTCAGTTTCCTGTTATTGTTCCTGAGGTTGTTTCAGATATCAAGAAGAAGCATTCATTGAAAGATGAATATATCGTTCATGTCGGGACAATGCAGCCTCGGAAGAATCTTATGAGACTTATTGCTGCATTTGATGCTATAAAAAGAAGTTCTCATGCGGATTTACAGCTAGTGCTTATAGGTAAGAAAGGGTGGATGTACAAAGATATATTTTCTTTGGTGCAAGAGCTTCATCTTGAAAGGGATGTTATACTGCTTGATTATGTCGATAATAATACTCTTTCTGGCATTATGCGTGGAGCAAAGGCGTTGGTGTATCCATCTCTGTATGAGGGATTTGGATTGCCGATCCTTGAAGCATTCTCCTGCGGGCTTCCGGTAATTGCTTCGCGCTCTTCATCACTACCTGAGATAGGAGGGGATGCAGTGATATACTTTGATCCCTATAATACGGATGAAATTATACATGCGATATCAGAACTGCTAGAAGACGCTGATAAGAGAGCTGAAATGGCTCAAAAAGGCCGTGAACGTGTTAATCTTTTTTCATGGGAAAAGACTGCGCGTGAAACAATAGAGGCATATGAAAAGGTACAACAATGA
- a CDS encoding glycosyltransferase: protein MKIVFFTQASELGASSRYRVYQFVPYLEGEGITCTVLPAIPKKYHSLYFYSKNVFVKGIFTFYVLIKRLVQLRYVHQADYVFLQKPVMPHIYPIIEWIVHKMGKKIIFDFDDAIFSRSPKWGSGEANDMTVDHGFKKIVEWSYCVHAGNAYLADIAKKYNTCVKVMPTVIDTDYYAMLEKIKKDEVFTIGWMGSPTTLFYLDQLQTVFKRLAKEKKCILKIVGAEDYAIPGVQVICEKWSLESEKDILSTFDLGIAPLDDGPWSKGKCGLKILLYMATGVPVIASPYGVNAHILCDGDLGMLAKNEDDWYESIERLFEDVDLRASYIQKARSHVEKEYSVQSAYKKIIEVLKAG, encoded by the coding sequence ATGAAAATAGTTTTTTTTACACAGGCAAGTGAACTTGGGGCATCGAGCAGATACCGAGTGTATCAGTTTGTCCCGTATCTTGAGGGTGAGGGAATTACGTGCACTGTTCTTCCTGCCATACCAAAAAAATATCATAGTCTCTATTTTTATTCTAAAAATGTGTTCGTAAAGGGTATCTTTACATTCTATGTGCTGATTAAACGTTTGGTGCAGTTACGTTATGTCCATCAAGCTGATTACGTGTTTTTACAAAAACCTGTTATGCCGCACATATATCCTATTATTGAATGGATAGTTCATAAAATGGGGAAAAAGATCATTTTTGATTTTGATGACGCAATATTTTCCCGATCACCAAAATGGGGAAGTGGTGAAGCGAATGACATGACGGTTGATCACGGTTTTAAAAAGATCGTTGAGTGGTCTTATTGTGTGCATGCGGGCAATGCATATTTAGCTGATATTGCAAAAAAATATAATACGTGTGTTAAAGTTATGCCCACGGTGATTGATACCGACTATTACGCGATGTTAGAAAAAATAAAAAAAGATGAAGTCTTTACTATTGGCTGGATGGGGAGTCCAACAACACTATTTTATCTTGATCAGCTGCAAACTGTTTTTAAGCGATTAGCGAAAGAAAAAAAATGTATACTTAAAATAGTTGGCGCAGAAGATTATGCTATACCTGGAGTGCAAGTTATATGTGAAAAGTGGTCACTAGAAAGTGAGAAAGATATTTTGAGCACATTTGACTTAGGTATTGCCCCACTTGATGATGGGCCGTGGAGTAAAGGAAAGTGCGGGCTTAAAATACTGCTCTATATGGCAACCGGTGTGCCGGTAATAGCTTCACCATATGGAGTAAATGCACACATTCTTTGTGATGGTGATTTGGGAATGCTTGCAAAAAATGAAGATGATTGGTATGAATCGATTGAACGTCTTTTTGAAGATGTAGATTTAAGAGCATCATATATTCAAAAAGCACGAAGCCATGTTGAAAAAGAATATTCTGTACAGTCAGCGTATAAGAAAATCATTGAAGTTTTGAAGGCTGGTTAG
- a CDS encoding decaprenyl-phosphate phosphoribosyltransferase, with product MNNHKSLVSLCIALRPEQWIKNLFLFLPLVFGKQLFNFPTNLQSCIAFFLFSLTASAIYLLNDIFDIEKDKAHPVKKTRPLAAGHITTRQAFISALALGLFSLILAFILNPYFALVLVIYIILNVLYSIFLKNIVIIDVFCIATFFLLRIAAGGIIAQVEISQWIVLMTALLALFLGFNKRRQELSTVQTDSNESRTVLSHYNTYFIDQMIAVITSSIVVVYMLYTIDSNTIMRFETKQLIYTIPFVYYGIFRYLYQIHKIQSDGEPTTILLSDKTMQINLILWIAVCVFVIYF from the coding sequence ATGAATAACCATAAATCGCTTGTCAGTCTATGCATTGCGCTACGCCCAGAACAATGGATCAAGAATCTCTTTCTATTTTTGCCGCTTGTTTTTGGGAAACAACTATTTAACTTCCCAACCAATCTACAATCATGTATCGCATTTTTTCTTTTTTCTCTTACAGCAAGCGCTATCTATCTCTTAAATGATATTTTTGATATTGAGAAAGACAAGGCACACCCTGTGAAGAAAACCAGACCTCTCGCAGCCGGACATATTACTACTCGGCAAGCGTTCATAAGCGCTCTCGCGCTTGGGCTATTCTCACTTATATTAGCTTTCATTCTCAATCCTTACTTTGCCTTGGTATTAGTTATATATATTATACTGAATGTATTGTATTCAATATTCCTAAAAAATATTGTCATTATTGACGTGTTCTGTATCGCAACGTTTTTCTTGTTACGCATTGCAGCGGGCGGAATAATTGCTCAAGTGGAAATTTCACAGTGGATTGTATTGATGACAGCTTTATTGGCGTTATTCCTCGGTTTTAATAAGAGAAGACAGGAACTGTCAACCGTTCAGACAGACTCTAATGAATCTCGAACGGTTTTATCACATTACAACACATACTTTATAGATCAGATGATAGCGGTCATCACTTCATCAATCGTAGTTGTATATATGCTTTACACCATAGACAGCAATACAATCATGCGATTCGAAACAAAACAGCTCATCTACACAATCCCTTTCGTATATTATGGGATCTTTAGATATCTTTATCAAATACATAAGATCCAAAGCGATGGAGAGCCTACAACAATACTTCTATCTGATAAAACGATGCAAATCAACCTTATTTTATGGATAGCGGTGTGTGTTTTTGTTATCTATTTCTAA
- the rlmN gene encoding 23S rRNA (adenine(2503)-C(2))-methyltransferase RlmN, with product MNDLTNFTLQELELELQSQNYKSYRIKQILSWLYKKGASSFENMSDIPNNMRDFLNNHFNVLSLTTFKKYQSENDLTAKYLFKTHDDNIIESVYLAEKKREIVCISSQIGCPLGCSFCASGKSLFKRNLTTGEIVSQVILIKNDYKKERINNIVYMGMGEPFLNYENVMKSINILRAHWGIEIGSRKITISTAGHVPGILRFAKEKTQIRLSVSLHATNDILRDILMPINKQYPLDTLMHALREYVSISNRRISIEYTLIEGMNDSLADAHALYTMVKDITHTINIIPLNVTNEFKHNAPSLERQKAFQNTLIKLGILTTLRKEKGGDIGAACGQLRMRTLKDNKS from the coding sequence ATGAACGATCTCACAAATTTTACCCTACAGGAACTCGAATTAGAGCTACAATCCCAAAATTATAAATCGTACCGGATTAAACAAATCCTGAGTTGGCTCTATAAAAAAGGTGCTTCATCTTTTGAAAACATGTCCGATATTCCTAACAATATGAGAGACTTTCTGAATAATCATTTTAATGTTTTATCGCTCACTACGTTTAAAAAATATCAATCTGAGAATGATCTTACCGCAAAATATCTTTTTAAAACACATGATGACAATATAATTGAAAGCGTATACCTCGCGGAAAAAAAACGTGAGATCGTCTGTATTTCAAGTCAAATCGGCTGTCCCCTTGGATGTTCCTTCTGCGCAAGTGGTAAAAGCCTCTTTAAGAGAAATCTCACAACAGGCGAAATTGTCTCACAGGTTATTCTTATAAAAAATGACTACAAAAAAGAGCGGATTAACAACATCGTTTATATGGGGATGGGAGAACCATTTCTAAATTATGAGAATGTAATGAAATCAATCAATATTTTAAGAGCGCACTGGGGAATTGAAATTGGAAGTAGAAAAATAACCATATCTACCGCCGGCCATGTACCCGGCATTCTCAGGTTTGCAAAAGAGAAAACACAGATCCGTTTGTCTGTATCGCTCCACGCGACAAATGACATATTAAGAGATATTTTAATGCCTATCAACAAACAATATCCCCTTGATACACTCATGCATGCTTTAAGAGAATATGTGAGCATATCTAATAGAAGAATATCAATTGAATACACTCTTATAGAAGGAATGAACGACTCATTAGCTGACGCACATGCTCTCTATACGATGGTAAAAGATATCACCCATACGATAAACATTATTCCGCTCAATGTTACAAATGAATTCAAGCATAACGCCCCTTCACTTGAAAGACAAAAAGCCTTCCAGAACACCCTTATCAAGCTAGGAATACTAACAACGCTCAGAAAAGAAAAAGGCGGTGATATTGGCGCAGCATGCGGGCAATTGAGAATGCGAACTTTGAAGGACAATAAATCATAG
- a CDS encoding glycosyltransferase family 2 protein, which produces MKTDKQVTVLILTYNQLAFTVECISSLLKSDYQNIRILVVDNGSSDGTVDTLTKKFPDITILRNEKNLGCAGGRNTGIKYYLDNLDSDYLFFLDNDIIIEKSAIGELVSLMDSSPQNGIVAPFWYFYNQPDTIFFAGGAHISWKKGVFYGEMRGEKRPLNDLIRTVEFVPGGIIFAKREAVQIAGLFDERYFIYFEDPDWVVRVTQAGATIMATSRASVLHKVSQSVGMETPLFYYYRTRNRLLFMKKNARKTDRFFFFFYFIFELIVMTAPTLLLNKMYKQLKGVFVGIMDHFKGIYGQKLKI; this is translated from the coding sequence GTGAAAACTGATAAACAAGTAACAGTACTTATTTTGACCTATAATCAGTTAGCGTTTACTGTTGAGTGTATTTCCTCACTATTAAAGTCTGATTATCAAAATATTCGTATTCTTGTTGTTGATAATGGTTCTTCAGATGGAACCGTTGATACTTTAACAAAAAAATTTCCGGATATTACAATTCTTAGAAATGAGAAAAATTTGGGTTGCGCCGGGGGAAGAAATACAGGTATTAAATATTATTTAGACAATCTGGACAGTGATTATTTATTTTTTCTTGATAATGACATCATTATTGAGAAAAGTGCAATCGGTGAATTGGTATCTTTGATGGATTCATCCCCTCAGAATGGGATAGTTGCTCCTTTTTGGTATTTTTATAATCAACCAGATACGATATTTTTTGCTGGCGGAGCTCATATTAGTTGGAAAAAAGGTGTTTTCTACGGAGAGATGAGAGGGGAGAAGAGGCCTCTTAACGACTTAATACGCACCGTTGAATTTGTTCCTGGCGGAATAATATTTGCGAAAAGAGAAGCTGTTCAAATCGCAGGTTTATTTGATGAGCGCTATTTTATTTACTTTGAAGACCCTGATTGGGTGGTTCGCGTAACGCAAGCAGGGGCCACAATAATGGCAACATCACGTGCAAGTGTTTTACATAAAGTATCACAATCGGTTGGTATGGAAACGCCTTTATTTTACTATTATCGAACGCGTAATAGGCTTTTGTTTATGAAAAAGAATGCAAGGAAAACTGATCGGTTTTTCTTTTTCTTTTATTTTATATTTGAGCTGATAGTAATGACGGCGCCAACATTATTATTGAATAAAATGTATAAGCAATTAAAAGGTGTTTTTGTGGGCATTATGGACCATTTTAAAGGGATTTATGGGCAAAAGCTAAAGATTTAA
- a CDS encoding class I SAM-dependent methyltransferase gives MSAIDKRIELYRKRLKGSALYPIVREALKYLRKLNRPQRFNVYHRNVSEIRKKFLKNNDIKVLNLGCGLRQNASNVINIDIIYNSNVNIVSDAHYLPFADSVFDAVWFEAVLEHLKNPYQAKNEILRTLKSEGYLYLEIPFFQGEHDTPYDYQRFTMNGLRNLFGDFDIIEMQVVSGPASALSHTLRHFLSVLFSFNTQGAYKFFNGYIFSYVTFWIKYFDYFIINNINSRYLCFGYSLLCQKR, from the coding sequence ATGTCTGCTATTGATAAACGAATAGAACTGTATAGAAAACGATTAAAGGGATCAGCGCTCTACCCTATAGTAAGAGAAGCCCTTAAATATCTACGAAAACTAAACAGACCTCAGCGGTTTAATGTTTACCATAGAAATGTTTCAGAAATTAGAAAAAAGTTCCTCAAGAATAATGATATAAAGGTTTTAAATCTCGGTTGTGGTTTGCGGCAGAATGCTTCTAACGTGATTAATATAGATATAATATATAATTCCAATGTGAATATTGTCTCAGATGCACATTATCTCCCTTTTGCTGATTCTGTATTTGATGCCGTATGGTTTGAAGCAGTTTTAGAACATCTTAAAAATCCATATCAGGCAAAGAATGAGATATTAAGAACACTGAAAAGTGAAGGGTATTTGTATCTTGAAATTCCATTCTTTCAAGGTGAGCACGATACCCCATATGATTATCAGAGGTTTACTATGAATGGGTTAAGGAACTTATTTGGTGATTTTGATATTATTGAGATGCAGGTCGTTAGTGGCCCTGCATCAGCACTGAGTCATACACTGAGACATTTTTTGTCAGTGCTTTTTTCTTTTAACACACAAGGTGCTTACAAATTTTTTAATGGATATATTTTTAGTTATGTAACGTTTTGGATAAAGTATTTTGATTACTTTATAATCAATAATATTAATTCACGGTATTTGTGTTTTGGATATAGTCTTTTATGTCAAAAAAGATGA
- a CDS encoding GDP-L-fucose synthase — MLFFNGKNVVVTGGAGFLGSYVLEQLENKQCKSVFVPKIEEYDLVDITAVKKLYQDARPDIVIHLAAVVGGIGANRENPGKYFYDNLMMGVQLIEEGRKYGIEKFVAIGTICCYPKYAPIPFKEEDIWNGYPEETNAPYGLAKKMLLVQSQAYRDQYDFNSVFLMPVNLYGPRDNFDPQSSHVIPALIKKVFDAQRNGDKSITVWGSGTATREFLYAQDAAEGIIAATEKYNESEPVNLGAGFEISIKDLVGLIVELTGYKGEIIWDKTKPDGQPRRMLDTTKAEKEFKFKAKTSFSEGLKRTIEWYKDTIVNA; from the coding sequence GTGTTATTCTTTAATGGAAAAAATGTTGTTGTTACAGGAGGTGCTGGGTTTCTCGGCTCTTATGTCTTGGAACAATTAGAAAACAAACAATGCAAAAGTGTATTTGTCCCAAAGATTGAAGAGTATGATCTGGTTGATATAACTGCAGTGAAAAAGCTTTATCAGGATGCGCGGCCGGATATTGTTATCCATTTAGCAGCGGTTGTGGGTGGGATAGGTGCCAATAGAGAGAATCCTGGTAAATATTTTTATGATAATTTGATGATGGGAGTCCAATTGATTGAGGAAGGAAGAAAATACGGGATTGAGAAATTTGTCGCGATTGGAACTATATGTTGCTATCCGAAATATGCTCCGATTCCATTTAAAGAAGAAGATATATGGAACGGTTACCCTGAAGAGACTAATGCTCCTTACGGTTTAGCTAAAAAAATGCTTTTAGTTCAGTCACAAGCATACCGTGACCAATATGATTTTAATTCAGTATTTCTTATGCCGGTAAACTTGTATGGACCGCGTGATAATTTTGATCCTCAATCTTCTCATGTCATTCCGGCTTTGATAAAAAAAGTGTTTGATGCACAGAGAAATGGTGATAAATCGATCACAGTATGGGGTAGCGGTACTGCAACCCGGGAATTTTTGTATGCTCAAGATGCAGCTGAAGGAATCATAGCTGCAACAGAAAAATATAATGAGTCTGAACCGGTGAATCTGGGAGCTGGATTTGAGATATCGATTAAAGATTTGGTTGGTTTAATTGTAGAATTGACGGGGTATAAAGGTGAAATAATCTGGGATAAAACAAAACCTGATGGCCAGCCGCGACGTATGCTTGATACAACAAAAGCAGAAAAAGAGTTTAAATTTAAAGCAAAAACTTCTTTTAGTGAAGGATTAAAAAGAACTATTGAATGGTACAAAGATACTATAGTTAACGCTTAA
- a CDS encoding flippase, with product MQRKDIAKTVFRNSIYNIGAQVVNNIVYFFIVVIIARSLSETDFGKYATAKAFTALFVAFCSFGMDFLIIRDISRDARNAPQYLKNSLVLKAVMSLAVFILILTSTSFMNYSRDTTVAIYIFTCVNILGALCTTFDSIFKALQKMFFTSLNVIISGCILLFLVVICSLRHGSIIAYASLSFVSITFSIIFMALLVRYYLKIKPGAFSFKLCKYLFIESIPFGLANVFVLVLLQADTVMLSKMTSETVVGNYNVAYKIIFALMFFHTAYMISIYPVISKSFKDSKENLVISYEKTVKYFIMYGLFVAIFVTFRAHDIMYLLYGNKYKLGVTALQCLIWSYPFILLSTITAVTLNSINKTRVNTVFAALGAILNISLNLILIPKYSLIGAGAATIVTEIFIFVGAYSILSKHLIKINFLKISYKVIIASIALFLLLFAISSVNLFMAFFISLFMYLLVLIVFKYFTKGEYAIVKSFFIKDIGQTL from the coding sequence ATGCAAAGAAAAGATATTGCAAAAACGGTTTTTAGGAATTCTATATATAATATTGGGGCTCAAGTAGTAAACAATATTGTCTATTTTTTTATTGTCGTCATTATTGCTAGGTCTCTTTCTGAAACTGATTTTGGAAAATATGCTACCGCAAAAGCTTTTACCGCTTTATTTGTAGCCTTTTGTAGTTTTGGAATGGATTTTTTGATTATCAGGGATATTTCTCGAGATGCACGAAATGCACCTCAGTATCTAAAAAACTCACTTGTTTTAAAAGCGGTAATGTCACTCGCTGTTTTCATATTGATACTCACCAGTACAAGTTTTATGAACTATTCACGCGATACGACCGTAGCCATATATATATTTACCTGCGTAAATATTTTAGGTGCTTTATGCACTACTTTTGATTCGATTTTTAAGGCTTTACAAAAAATGTTTTTTACGTCTTTGAACGTAATTATAAGCGGATGTATTTTGTTATTCTTGGTAGTGATATGCTCATTGCGGCATGGAAGCATAATTGCTTACGCTTCACTGAGTTTCGTTAGCATAACTTTTAGTATCATATTTATGGCGTTATTGGTCAGGTATTATCTTAAAATAAAGCCCGGTGCCTTTTCTTTTAAATTATGCAAGTATCTATTTATTGAATCGATTCCTTTCGGATTGGCGAACGTATTTGTTCTCGTGCTATTGCAAGCAGATACTGTTATGCTGTCAAAGATGACTTCAGAAACAGTCGTCGGCAATTATAATGTTGCGTACAAAATTATTTTTGCGCTTATGTTTTTTCATACAGCATATATGATCTCTATATATCCTGTTATCTCGAAATCATTCAAAGACTCAAAGGAAAATCTAGTAATTTCATACGAGAAAACGGTTAAGTATTTTATTATGTATGGACTCTTTGTCGCGATTTTTGTGACTTTTAGAGCTCATGACATCATGTATCTATTATATGGAAATAAATATAAGCTTGGTGTCACTGCATTACAATGCCTTATATGGTCGTATCCATTTATTTTGCTCAGCACTATTACTGCGGTTACACTGAATTCTATTAATAAGACTCGGGTAAACACAGTATTTGCTGCTTTGGGGGCGATTTTAAACATATCCCTTAATCTCATATTGATACCAAAATATAGCTTGATAGGGGCAGGAGCCGCAACAATTGTGACAGAAATATTTATATTTGTTGGTGCATACAGCATTTTGTCAAAGCATCTTATCAAAATTAACTTTTTAAAAATATCTTATAAAGTGATAATTGCATCTATTGCCCTTTTTCTTCTATTGTTTGCGATTTCATCAGTGAATTTGTTTATGGCATTTTTTATTTCGTTATTCATGTATCTCTTAGTGCTTATAGTTTTTAAATATTTTACAAAAGGCGAGTATGCGATTGTGAAGTCATTTTTCATTAAAGATATTGGACAGACTTTATAG